In Oryza sativa Japonica Group chromosome 1, ASM3414082v1, the genomic stretch TATTTACtccctaattaattaagttcaCCAATATAATCATCATATATTGTTGCGAAACTAATTTATTTTGTATATCGCACTTGTTCTTATGTGTTCCTTGAGTAGATGACTACTTGATCAGTTTCCTTCATTTACTCTGGTAATATTTCATTTAGAAGAGTGAGCTGTTAGTTATTAGCCATCAAATGTGGGTTGTGACGATGCCATTGCTGGGATTTTGTGCCATCTTATTGATGCTGCATATTGGTTTCTTATGCATAATTCAGAGTGCTGATGATGAAATCTTGGTGAGAGATGTCCTTTATGATGCTCTGATTTTGGTGGATTATTCTTTCATTAACAAAGGAGCAGGAGTTGATCAAGCTGATAGCTCCCTTTTGCCCCTTTATGTGTCAAGATTGCTTATCACTCATGATGCCATCAATGACGCCAGGTGATAAAGTGTTTGTGTAACCGGAACTTAGCTGATGTTAGAAATTTCTCCTCATTCCATTTCCTTCTGACAGGAGCAAAGGTGATCAAGGAAGGGCGATGTCTTTCATGAATGCCTTCTTCACTTCAAACATCCCCACTTATTTTGCCAAGTGCGCTACTAGTCAAGTTGGCTTCAACCAACTCAGCAAACCAGCTGCTATCACACCTCAAGCTCTTCTCAGTATGTATTGATATAGCATGATTCACTTGATTTTCAGTAGAGTGGGTTGATGTTTTTATAGAGTAACTAATGAAATCCCTATATGTTTGCTTTTTGACAGAGTGGCTTGTAGATCTGGAAGATAAGGGCTTCAAAGTATTTGGAGAGAATGTTTCCAGGATTAGGGAGAGGCTGATGTATGACGAGGTCAAGAATGGTTACCAGAGCAGGATGACTCACTCAGATGCTGACCTTTTCTTCATTGACAAGCAGAGCGGTGGGGAGGTTATGGACACAAGAGCTGGTGAGGATGAAGAAGCTGTTGAGATGGAAACAGCAGACAATGCTTTTATGGCTGCTGCTCAGTCTATGAAGGCGATGGCTAATGGCATGAGGAAAAGGAAGGATTGCGGGGCTGAAGACGCAAATGTGGTCAAGTTTGTGAAGTACAAGGTTGAAGACAGCTCAGTGAAGGATTACTTCTTGTCGGCAAATAATGGTATGAGCAGTGGTAGTGAGGTAGAGAATCCACAGTCTGATGATGAGATGGAAGAAACTGATTGATGGATAGAGAGGAAACCATCCGCTAATGCTTACTTGGGAGAGTCTTTTGGCGAGTCTGGAGTTGGGACGATTGCTGTTGCTTCAGGTTCCCCTTCTGTAGGATGTCATGCAGCTTCTGTCTGGATGATGAATGAAGCGGGATTCTAGGATAATAATCTGCAACGCAGAGCCCGACCCCAGCCAGGCTTACCGATATAGTAGTAACTGCTTAGCTAACTTAGACTCGATGCATGATGCTACAAACTATATATCATGTTCTCTTCTATATGCAATAGAGACTTTAAAATGTAGATCTACTTTAAAGACTTCTGTAAGAGAAGAGTACCTTTTATGTTATCCCACGGAACATCTTTTAAGTTAGTGAAATCTTAGCATTTGTGTAGCTGTTACGATTAGTGTTTCTACATTGCAACATTGGCATGTTCTGTGTAGAGTTGCTATTTTCTGTGACGATCATGGTGAAGACGTGAAATATCGGTGGATTGTTCGGTAGGACGCTCGGGTGAAAATTGAGGTGTTGCATCACAAGTTACGTTTAGATGTTGTAGAGTAGTTGCTTGTGCCGTTTAGATGGGAATCATGTGATCCCTTTAAAGCATAAAATGTGAACTCCGTGAGTCAGAATTCAGTTGAGCGCCGTTTGTTACAACATACTAGGTTTTGTCATGACTCATGAACACGGTCTTCACTGCTCCACtttctctgtcccataaaaatctAACATAATACTTGATattccgtcccataaaaatccAACATAATACTTGATATTGatattttttgggacggagggagtaatagataGATATTGTCATAACTCATGAACACTGTCTTCAATCAGATTTGTCATGACATATTTGTCTTTAGAGTAATAGATAGATATTGTCATGGCTCATGAATGCTGTCTTCAGTACATAGAAGAGATTCTTCTAAATTGCAATACGCCTTCCTGCAAGAGAGGCGTTCCTGTAAAAATACGCCTCCTCGGGAGATAGGCGTATTTGCCGTTCTCCGCGTCATCGGAGTGTCATTCTTGGCTGCTCCTTGCGGCAAGGTGAGGTGAGGCGAGCCATGGCTTCCCTCCCACTCCCTGCTCTTCACCACgagcccctcctctcccgctcgcaccgccgccttcctccctcgccaccgccaccgccactcccctctcgcctcgccgcggcgcacCCCTCGGCCCCCTCTCCGTCTCCGCGCGACGATGAGCGCCTCCGACTCCGAGCCGAGGAGCTCCGGTCCTACGCCGCGGCACTCCAGGGCTGCGCCGCCAGCCGCGCGCTCCGCCGCGGGAAGGCCCTCCACGCGCGCCTGCTCCGGTCCGGGCCGCGCCCGGACGCGTTCCTGCACGACTCGCTGCTCAACATGTACTGCAAGTGCGGCCGCCTCGCGGACGCACGCAGCGTGTTCGACGGGATGCCGCACCGGGACGTCGTCGCCTGGACGGCCATGGTCTCCGCTATCACCGCGGCGGGAGATGCCGGTGCTGCCCTCCGGCTGTTCGCCGAGATGAGCGAGGAAGGGGTCGTCCCCAACGGGttcgcgctcgccgcggcgctgAAGGCCTGCACGGTGGGCTCGGACCTGGGGTTTACGCCTCAGGTGCACGCTCAGGCGGTGAAGCTGGAAGGTTTGCTTGATCCATACGTCTCTTCTTCCTTGGTCGAGGCTTACGTGAGCTGTGGCGAGGTGGATGTTGCTGAGAGAGCCTTGTTGGACTCGCCGGTGAGAAGCGATGTGTCATGGAATGCTCTGCTCAATGAGTATGCTCGGGATGGTGACTACGCCAAGGTCATGCTTGTTTTTGATAAGCTGGTGGAATCTGGTGATGAGATAAGCAAGTATACTTTACCTACTGTTCTCAAGTGCTGCATGGAGCTCGGTCTTGCGAAATCTGGTCAGGCTGTGCATGGTTTGGTGATCAAGAGAGGGCTGGAAACAGATAGAGTGTTGAACAATTGCCTTATTGAGATGTATTCAAAGTGTCTGTCGGCTGAAGATGCCTATGAGGTCTTTGCCAGGATAGATGAACCAGATGTGGTGCATTGCAGTTTGATGATCTCTTGTTTCGATCGGCATGACATGGCTCCAGAAGCATTCGATATTTTCATGCAGATGTCAGACATGGGAGTCAAACCTAATCAATATACATTTGTCGGCTTAGCCATCGTTGCATCAAGAACTGGTGATGTGAACCTATGTCGCAGCATTCATGCACACATTGTGAAGAGTGGATTTTCTAGGACAAAAGGAGTGTGTGATGCCATTGTAGGTATGTATGTGAAAACTGGTGCTGTTCAAGATGCGATTCTCGCCTTTGATCTTATGCAGGGGCCTGACATAGCTTCTTGGAACACACTTCTCTCTGGATTTTATAGTGGAAACAACTGCGAGCATGGTTTGAGGATTTTCAAGGAGTTGATTTGTGAAGGTGTTTTAGCAAATAAATATACTTATGTAGGAATTTTGAGGTGTTGCACTAGCTTGATGGACTTGAGGTTTGGTTGTCAAGTTCATGCATGTGTTCTTAAAAGTGGGTTTCAAGGAGATTATGATGTTTCAAAAATGCTTCTTGACATGTATGTGCAAGCTGGGTGCTTTACAAATGCACGCTTGGTATTTGACCGACTGAAAGAAAGAGATGTGTTCTCATGGACAGTTGTTATGTCAACATATGCTAAAAC encodes the following:
- the LOC4324596 gene encoding putative pentatricopeptide repeat-containing protein At3g25970, with amino-acid sequence MASLPLPALHHEPLLSRSHRRLPPSPPPPPLPSRLAAAHPSAPSPSPRDDERLRLRAEELRSYAAALQGCAASRALRRGKALHARLLRSGPRPDAFLHDSLLNMYCKCGRLADARSVFDGMPHRDVVAWTAMVSAITAAGDAGAALRLFAEMSEEGVVPNGFALAAALKACTVGSDLGFTPQVHAQAVKLEGLLDPYVSSSLVEAYVSCGEVDVAERALLDSPVRSDVSWNALLNEYARDGDYAKVMLVFDKLVESGDEISKYTLPTVLKCCMELGLAKSGQAVHGLVIKRGLETDRVLNNCLIEMYSKCLSAEDAYEVFARIDEPDVVHCSLMISCFDRHDMAPEAFDIFMQMSDMGVKPNQYTFVGLAIVASRTGDVNLCRSIHAHIVKSGFSRTKGVCDAIVGMYVKTGAVQDAILAFDLMQGPDIASWNTLLSGFYSGNNCEHGLRIFKELICEGVLANKYTYVGILRCCTSLMDLRFGCQVHACVLKSGFQGDYDVSKMLLDMYVQAGCFTNARLVFDRLKERDVFSWTVVMSTYAKTDEGEKAIECFRSMLRENKRPNDATLATSLSVCSDLACLGSGLQLHSYTIKSGWNSSVVSSALVDMYVKCGNLADAEMLFDESDTHDLVEWNTIICGYAQHGHGYKALEAFQEMIDEGNVPDEITFVGVLSACSHAGLLDEGRRYFKLLSSVYGITPTLEHYACMVDILAKAGKLAEAESLINEMPLTPDASLWKTILGACRMHGNIEIAERAAEKLFESQPDDISSCILLSNIYADLKRWNDVAKLRSMLVDRGVKKEPGCSWIEINGKLHVFLSQDGCAKY